The genomic DNA TTACTTCGTTGGGATCCATTAGTTTTCTGCTCCTTTATAGATTTCATTTAACTGAGCGATTGCACCGCTTGTCCAAACAGTTAATCTTCCTGGGTGTGTTCCTGGCGCAAGCATTTCAGTGTTAAGGTTCTTAACAGTGGTAACTTCAACGCCTGAAAGGTTACTTGCCGCGTTGGAAACATTTGTTTTGTCAACAACAACGAAAAGTGGACCCACGGCTTGCTTCATTTTTCTTCCACGATGCTTGCCTTTGCCTGCACGGATTTTTCTGCTTTCTTTTACACGAGTCACATCTGGTGAAACGCCTAAGCTGATAAGCGCGTTTTCAACGTCTTGTGCTTTGGTTAAACCTTCCAGTGTATCTTCAACAATCAATGGGAACGCTAAAACATCTTCGGTTTTATGTCCTCTTGCAGTAACGGTTTCTTTTTGTGCTGTTGCTGCAATTGCAGATTGTAGGGCAAGTTTTGCCTCTTTCTTGGGGATGTTTTTTACAATGATTTTTTCGGTTTTTGGTGGGTGAGGTTGTCTTCCGCCAACTGTGCTTGGAGCAAATGCTGCTCTTCCGCTTCCCCCTTTAACTCTGGGGACTCTTGCGACACCGCTACCTGTTCCTCGTGATTCCGCTGATGTTTTTTTGCCTGCCATCAGGGCTCTTCCTTGTGGTTGAAGCCTGTTGGATTGGATGGCTAGAACTGCGCGTTTTATCACGTCTGGACGCAGGGGTGTTTGGAAAACAGATGGAAGGTCAACTTTTCCTGTTACTTTTCCTTGTAAGTCAAATATTTCTGCGGGCATTTCTATTTACCTTTTCCCTGTGTGGATTTTAGTGATATGTAGGTTACTTGTGGTGGCGCTTCTGGCGCTTCGGTTGGTGGACGGGCTGGTACACGGAGGCGTATGTGGCGTTTTTCTGTGCCTGGAACACTTCCTTCGATTAGGATGTAGGGTCCTTTTACTTCGCCGTAGCGGACAAATCCGCCTTTAACGGTTACTTCTTTGCCGTCTTTACCGATTTTGAGAATGCGCTTGTTGAATTCGAGTCTTTGATGATAACCCATTTGTCCTGCTCTTGCAACGGAGTACATGAGGTGGTGGGGATTCCATGGACCTAAAGTGGCGATTCCACGTTTGGTTTTCCTGCCTTTATGCTGCAGTTTAGTGACTCCCCAACGTTTAACTGGACCTTGATAGCCCTTGCCAACGGTGATTCCTGCGATGTCAATGTATTGTCCATCTTTGAAGACTTCTTCAGAAGCCACTGTTTTGCCTAAAAGCTGCTTGGCATATTCGAGTTGCTGCTCGATTGTTCCGCCGCCGATTTGAATTTCTTGGACCTCGGGTTTTTTCTTTGACAAGCCTGTTTGGC from Candidatus Bathyarchaeota archaeon includes the following:
- the rpl4p gene encoding 50S ribosomal protein L4; the protein is MPAEIFDLQGKVTGKVDLPSVFQTPLRPDVIKRAVLAIQSNRLQPQGRALMAGKKTSAESRGTGSGVARVPRVKGGSGRAAFAPSTVGGRQPHPPKTEKIIVKNIPKKEAKLALQSAIAATAQKETVTARGHKTEDVLAFPLIVEDTLEGLTKAQDVENALISLGVSPDVTRVKESRKIRAGKGKHRGRKMKQAVGPLFVVVDKTNVSNAASNLSGVEVTTVKNLNTEMLAPGTHPGRLTVWTSGAIAQLNEIYKGAEN
- a CDS encoding 50S ribosomal protein L3, whose amino-acid sequence is MPRKRAKSPVARIRYWPEINSDAPRLLGLSAYKAGMTYVFTIEDKKRSPHLGKEVMKAATILETPPMLICGFKTYMKTPYGLQNLTEVWMKEPPAILDRALVLPENFDTEAMLQKVQENLEHTVAIRVVAATQPSQTGLSKKKPEVQEIQIGGGTIEQQLEYAKQLLGKTVASEEVFKDGQYIDIAGITVGKGYQGPVKRWGVTKLQHKGRKTKRGIATLGPWNPHHLMYSVARAGQMGYHQRLEFNKRILKIGKDGKEVTVKGGFVRYGEVKGPYILIEGSVPGTEKRHIRLRVPARPPTEAPEAPPQVTYISLKSTQGKGK